A single window of Symphalangus syndactylus isolate Jambi chromosome 4, NHGRI_mSymSyn1-v2.1_pri, whole genome shotgun sequence DNA harbors:
- the TMEM72 gene encoding transmembrane protein 72 isoform X5 — translation MREARLVHEWLHQGAMQGTSWDHAGSETEAWVLIGVGTETFLQGQFKSLAFYLLFTGAAVSICEGAYFVAQLLAICFQCQPGSLAGRVREKAHWLGCFQKFLAYLLLSVACFLHPVLVWHVTIPGSMLIITGLAYFLLSKRKKRKAAPEVLASPEQYTDPSSSAVSTTGSGDTEQTYTFHGALKEGPSSLFIHMKSILKGTKKPSALQPPNTLMELSLEPADSLAKKKQVHFEDNVVRIVPSLAEGLDDGDSEPEETTSDTTPIIPPPQVPLFLSSLTATGLF, via the exons ATGAGAGAGGCCAGGCTTGTCCATGAATGGCTACATCAAGGTGCAATGCAAGGCACTTCCTGGGATCATGCAGGGAGTGAGACAGAGGCGTGGG TGTTGATCGGCGTGGGCACTGAGACCTTCCTCCAGGGCCAGTTCAAAAGCCTGGCTTTCTATCTGCT GTTTACAGGAGCCGCTGTCTCCATATGCGAAGGGGCCTACTTTGTGGCTCAGCTGCTGGCCATCTGCTTCCA GTGTCAACCAGGGTCCCTGGCAGGCAGAGTAAGGGAGAAAGCCCACTGGCTGGGCTGCTTCCAGAAGTTCCTGGCCTACCTGCTGCTGTCGGTGGCCTGCTTCCTCCACCCGGTCCTGGTCTGGCACGTGACCATCCCAG GCtccatgctcatcatcactggcctgGCCTACTTCCTTCTGAGCAAGCGGAAGAAGAGGAAAGCTGCCCCCGAGGTGCTGGCCTCCCCAGAGCAGTACACAGACCCCTCCAGCAGCGCTGTGAGCACCACTGGctctggggacacagagcaaaccTACACCTTCCATGGGGCCCTCAAGGAGGGGCCCAGCTCCCTTTTCATCCACATGAAGAGTATCCTGAAGGGGACCAAGAAGCCCAGTGCCCTCCAGCCCCCCAACACCCTGATGGAGCTGAGCCTGGAGCCAGCCGACTCCCTGGCCAAGAAGAAGCAGGTGCACTTTGAAGACAACGTGGTCCGCATTGTCCCCTCCCTCGCCGAAGGTCTGGATGATGGGGACAGTGAGCCAGAGGAGACCACCTCTGACACGACACCCATCATTCCCCCTCCCCAGGTCCCTCTCTTCCTATCATCTCTTACAGCCACTGGCCTGTTCTGA
- the TMEM72 gene encoding transmembrane protein 72 isoform X2 — protein MREARLVHEWLHQGAMQGTSWDHAGSETEAWVQSSQHTRLGASTARPNVALWVLIGVGTETFLQGQFKSLAFYLLFTGAAVSICEGAYFVAQLLAICFQCQPGSLAGRVREKAHWLGCFQKFLAYLLLSVACFLHPVLVWHVTIPGSMLIITGLAYFLLSKRKKRKAAPEVLASPEQYTDPSSSAVSTTGSGDTEQTYTFHGALKEGPSSLFIHMKSILKGTKKPSALQPPNTLMELSLEPADSLAKKKQVHFEDNVVRIVPSLAEGLDDGDSEPEETTSDTTPIIPPPQVPLFLSSLTATGLF, from the exons ATGAGAGAGGCCAGGCTTGTCCATGAATGGCTACATCAAGGTGCAATGCAAGGCACTTCCTGGGATCATGCAGGGAGTGAGACAGAGGCGTGGG TACAGTCCAGTCAGCACACCAGGCTAGGAGCTTCCACAGCCAGGCCCAACGTGGCTCTCTGGG TGTTGATCGGCGTGGGCACTGAGACCTTCCTCCAGGGCCAGTTCAAAAGCCTGGCTTTCTATCTGCT GTTTACAGGAGCCGCTGTCTCCATATGCGAAGGGGCCTACTTTGTGGCTCAGCTGCTGGCCATCTGCTTCCA GTGTCAACCAGGGTCCCTGGCAGGCAGAGTAAGGGAGAAAGCCCACTGGCTGGGCTGCTTCCAGAAGTTCCTGGCCTACCTGCTGCTGTCGGTGGCCTGCTTCCTCCACCCGGTCCTGGTCTGGCACGTGACCATCCCAG GCtccatgctcatcatcactggcctgGCCTACTTCCTTCTGAGCAAGCGGAAGAAGAGGAAAGCTGCCCCCGAGGTGCTGGCCTCCCCAGAGCAGTACACAGACCCCTCCAGCAGCGCTGTGAGCACCACTGGctctggggacacagagcaaaccTACACCTTCCATGGGGCCCTCAAGGAGGGGCCCAGCTCCCTTTTCATCCACATGAAGAGTATCCTGAAGGGGACCAAGAAGCCCAGTGCCCTCCAGCCCCCCAACACCCTGATGGAGCTGAGCCTGGAGCCAGCCGACTCCCTGGCCAAGAAGAAGCAGGTGCACTTTGAAGACAACGTGGTCCGCATTGTCCCCTCCCTCGCCGAAGGTCTGGATGATGGGGACAGTGAGCCAGAGGAGACCACCTCTGACACGACACCCATCATTCCCCCTCCCCAGGTCCCTCTCTTCCTATCATCTCTTACAGCCACTGGCCTGTTCTGA
- the TMEM72 gene encoding transmembrane protein 72 isoform X3, with translation MNGYIKVQCKALPGIMQGVRQRRGSSQHTRLGASTARPNVALWVLIGVGTETFLQGQFKSLAFYLLFTGAAVSICEGAYFVAQLLAICFQCQPGSLAGRVREKAHWLGCFQKFLAYLLLSVACFLHPVLVWHVTIPGSMLIITGLAYFLLSKRKKRKAAPEVLASPEQYTDPSSSAVSTTGSGDTEQTYTFHGALKEGPSSLFIHMKSILKGTKKPSALQPPNTLMELSLEPADSLAKKKQVHFEDNVVRIVPSLAEGLDDGDSEPEETTSDTTPIIPPPQVPLFLSSLTATGLF, from the exons ATGAATGGCTACATCAAGGTGCAATGCAAGGCACTTCCTGGGATCATGCAGGGAGTGAGACAGAGGCGTGGG TCCAGTCAGCACACCAGGCTAGGAGCTTCCACAGCCAGGCCCAACGTGGCTCTCTGGG TGTTGATCGGCGTGGGCACTGAGACCTTCCTCCAGGGCCAGTTCAAAAGCCTGGCTTTCTATCTGCT GTTTACAGGAGCCGCTGTCTCCATATGCGAAGGGGCCTACTTTGTGGCTCAGCTGCTGGCCATCTGCTTCCA GTGTCAACCAGGGTCCCTGGCAGGCAGAGTAAGGGAGAAAGCCCACTGGCTGGGCTGCTTCCAGAAGTTCCTGGCCTACCTGCTGCTGTCGGTGGCCTGCTTCCTCCACCCGGTCCTGGTCTGGCACGTGACCATCCCAG GCtccatgctcatcatcactggcctgGCCTACTTCCTTCTGAGCAAGCGGAAGAAGAGGAAAGCTGCCCCCGAGGTGCTGGCCTCCCCAGAGCAGTACACAGACCCCTCCAGCAGCGCTGTGAGCACCACTGGctctggggacacagagcaaaccTACACCTTCCATGGGGCCCTCAAGGAGGGGCCCAGCTCCCTTTTCATCCACATGAAGAGTATCCTGAAGGGGACCAAGAAGCCCAGTGCCCTCCAGCCCCCCAACACCCTGATGGAGCTGAGCCTGGAGCCAGCCGACTCCCTGGCCAAGAAGAAGCAGGTGCACTTTGAAGACAACGTGGTCCGCATTGTCCCCTCCCTCGCCGAAGGTCTGGATGATGGGGACAGTGAGCCAGAGGAGACCACCTCTGACACGACACCCATCATTCCCCCTCCCCAGGTCCCTCTCTTCCTATCATCTCTTACAGCCACTGGCCTGTTCTGA
- the TMEM72 gene encoding transmembrane protein 72 isoform X1: MREARLVHEWLHQGAMQGTSWDHAGSETEAWVQSSQHTRLGASTARPNVALWERGGGGSPLLHDDWATVLIGVGTETFLQGQFKSLAFYLLFTGAAVSICEGAYFVAQLLAICFQCQPGSLAGRVREKAHWLGCFQKFLAYLLLSVACFLHPVLVWHVTIPGSMLIITGLAYFLLSKRKKRKAAPEVLASPEQYTDPSSSAVSTTGSGDTEQTYTFHGALKEGPSSLFIHMKSILKGTKKPSALQPPNTLMELSLEPADSLAKKKQVHFEDNVVRIVPSLAEGLDDGDSEPEETTSDTTPIIPPPQVPLFLSSLTATGLF; encoded by the exons ATGAGAGAGGCCAGGCTTGTCCATGAATGGCTACATCAAGGTGCAATGCAAGGCACTTCCTGGGATCATGCAGGGAGTGAGACAGAGGCGTGGG TACAGTCCAGTCAGCACACCAGGCTAGGAGCTTCCACAGCCAGGCCCAACGTGGCTCTCTGGG AACGCGGTGGAGGCGGCTCACCTCTGCTCCATGATGACTGGGCCACAG TGTTGATCGGCGTGGGCACTGAGACCTTCCTCCAGGGCCAGTTCAAAAGCCTGGCTTTCTATCTGCT GTTTACAGGAGCCGCTGTCTCCATATGCGAAGGGGCCTACTTTGTGGCTCAGCTGCTGGCCATCTGCTTCCA GTGTCAACCAGGGTCCCTGGCAGGCAGAGTAAGGGAGAAAGCCCACTGGCTGGGCTGCTTCCAGAAGTTCCTGGCCTACCTGCTGCTGTCGGTGGCCTGCTTCCTCCACCCGGTCCTGGTCTGGCACGTGACCATCCCAG GCtccatgctcatcatcactggcctgGCCTACTTCCTTCTGAGCAAGCGGAAGAAGAGGAAAGCTGCCCCCGAGGTGCTGGCCTCCCCAGAGCAGTACACAGACCCCTCCAGCAGCGCTGTGAGCACCACTGGctctggggacacagagcaaaccTACACCTTCCATGGGGCCCTCAAGGAGGGGCCCAGCTCCCTTTTCATCCACATGAAGAGTATCCTGAAGGGGACCAAGAAGCCCAGTGCCCTCCAGCCCCCCAACACCCTGATGGAGCTGAGCCTGGAGCCAGCCGACTCCCTGGCCAAGAAGAAGCAGGTGCACTTTGAAGACAACGTGGTCCGCATTGTCCCCTCCCTCGCCGAAGGTCTGGATGATGGGGACAGTGAGCCAGAGGAGACCACCTCTGACACGACACCCATCATTCCCCCTCCCCAGGTCCCTCTCTTCCTATCATCTCTTACAGCCACTGGCCTGTTCTGA
- the TMEM72 gene encoding transmembrane protein 72 isoform X4 yields MREARLVHEWLHQVQSSQHTRLGASTARPNVALWVLIGVGTETFLQGQFKSLAFYLLFTGAAVSICEGAYFVAQLLAICFQCQPGSLAGRVREKAHWLGCFQKFLAYLLLSVACFLHPVLVWHVTIPGSMLIITGLAYFLLSKRKKRKAAPEVLASPEQYTDPSSSAVSTTGSGDTEQTYTFHGALKEGPSSLFIHMKSILKGTKKPSALQPPNTLMELSLEPADSLAKKKQVHFEDNVVRIVPSLAEGLDDGDSEPEETTSDTTPIIPPPQVPLFLSSLTATGLF; encoded by the exons ATGAGAGAGGCCAGGCTTGTCCATGAATGGCTACATCAAG TACAGTCCAGTCAGCACACCAGGCTAGGAGCTTCCACAGCCAGGCCCAACGTGGCTCTCTGGG TGTTGATCGGCGTGGGCACTGAGACCTTCCTCCAGGGCCAGTTCAAAAGCCTGGCTTTCTATCTGCT GTTTACAGGAGCCGCTGTCTCCATATGCGAAGGGGCCTACTTTGTGGCTCAGCTGCTGGCCATCTGCTTCCA GTGTCAACCAGGGTCCCTGGCAGGCAGAGTAAGGGAGAAAGCCCACTGGCTGGGCTGCTTCCAGAAGTTCCTGGCCTACCTGCTGCTGTCGGTGGCCTGCTTCCTCCACCCGGTCCTGGTCTGGCACGTGACCATCCCAG GCtccatgctcatcatcactggcctgGCCTACTTCCTTCTGAGCAAGCGGAAGAAGAGGAAAGCTGCCCCCGAGGTGCTGGCCTCCCCAGAGCAGTACACAGACCCCTCCAGCAGCGCTGTGAGCACCACTGGctctggggacacagagcaaaccTACACCTTCCATGGGGCCCTCAAGGAGGGGCCCAGCTCCCTTTTCATCCACATGAAGAGTATCCTGAAGGGGACCAAGAAGCCCAGTGCCCTCCAGCCCCCCAACACCCTGATGGAGCTGAGCCTGGAGCCAGCCGACTCCCTGGCCAAGAAGAAGCAGGTGCACTTTGAAGACAACGTGGTCCGCATTGTCCCCTCCCTCGCCGAAGGTCTGGATGATGGGGACAGTGAGCCAGAGGAGACCACCTCTGACACGACACCCATCATTCCCCCTCCCCAGGTCCCTCTCTTCCTATCATCTCTTACAGCCACTGGCCTGTTCTGA
- the TMEM72 gene encoding transmembrane protein 72 isoform X6: MKLQVFWTGLEYTCRLLGITTAAVLIGVGTETFLQGQFKSLAFYLLFTGAAVSICEGAYFVAQLLAICFQCQPGSLAGRVREKAHWLGCFQKFLAYLLLSVACFLHPVLVWHVTIPGSMLIITGLAYFLLSKRKKRKAAPEVLASPEQYTDPSSSAVSTTGSGDTEQTYTFHGALKEGPSSLFIHMKSILKGTKKPSALQPPNTLMELSLEPADSLAKKKQVHFEDNVVRIVPSLAEGLDDGDSEPEETTSDTTPIIPPPQVPLFLSSLTATGLF, from the exons ATGAAGCTCCAGGTGTTCTGGACTGGGCTGGAATACACCTGCCGGCTCCTGGGCATCACCACTGCTGCAG TGTTGATCGGCGTGGGCACTGAGACCTTCCTCCAGGGCCAGTTCAAAAGCCTGGCTTTCTATCTGCT GTTTACAGGAGCCGCTGTCTCCATATGCGAAGGGGCCTACTTTGTGGCTCAGCTGCTGGCCATCTGCTTCCA GTGTCAACCAGGGTCCCTGGCAGGCAGAGTAAGGGAGAAAGCCCACTGGCTGGGCTGCTTCCAGAAGTTCCTGGCCTACCTGCTGCTGTCGGTGGCCTGCTTCCTCCACCCGGTCCTGGTCTGGCACGTGACCATCCCAG GCtccatgctcatcatcactggcctgGCCTACTTCCTTCTGAGCAAGCGGAAGAAGAGGAAAGCTGCCCCCGAGGTGCTGGCCTCCCCAGAGCAGTACACAGACCCCTCCAGCAGCGCTGTGAGCACCACTGGctctggggacacagagcaaaccTACACCTTCCATGGGGCCCTCAAGGAGGGGCCCAGCTCCCTTTTCATCCACATGAAGAGTATCCTGAAGGGGACCAAGAAGCCCAGTGCCCTCCAGCCCCCCAACACCCTGATGGAGCTGAGCCTGGAGCCAGCCGACTCCCTGGCCAAGAAGAAGCAGGTGCACTTTGAAGACAACGTGGTCCGCATTGTCCCCTCCCTCGCCGAAGGTCTGGATGATGGGGACAGTGAGCCAGAGGAGACCACCTCTGACACGACACCCATCATTCCCCCTCCCCAGGTCCCTCTCTTCCTATCATCTCTTACAGCCACTGGCCTGTTCTGA
- the TMEM72 gene encoding transmembrane protein 72 isoform X7, with the protein MREARLVHEWLHQVLIGVGTETFLQGQFKSLAFYLLFTGAAVSICEGAYFVAQLLAICFQCQPGSLAGRVREKAHWLGCFQKFLAYLLLSVACFLHPVLVWHVTIPGSMLIITGLAYFLLSKRKKRKAAPEVLASPEQYTDPSSSAVSTTGSGDTEQTYTFHGALKEGPSSLFIHMKSILKGTKKPSALQPPNTLMELSLEPADSLAKKKQVHFEDNVVRIVPSLAEGLDDGDSEPEETTSDTTPIIPPPQVPLFLSSLTATGLF; encoded by the exons ATGAGAGAGGCCAGGCTTGTCCATGAATGGCTACATCAAG TGTTGATCGGCGTGGGCACTGAGACCTTCCTCCAGGGCCAGTTCAAAAGCCTGGCTTTCTATCTGCT GTTTACAGGAGCCGCTGTCTCCATATGCGAAGGGGCCTACTTTGTGGCTCAGCTGCTGGCCATCTGCTTCCA GTGTCAACCAGGGTCCCTGGCAGGCAGAGTAAGGGAGAAAGCCCACTGGCTGGGCTGCTTCCAGAAGTTCCTGGCCTACCTGCTGCTGTCGGTGGCCTGCTTCCTCCACCCGGTCCTGGTCTGGCACGTGACCATCCCAG GCtccatgctcatcatcactggcctgGCCTACTTCCTTCTGAGCAAGCGGAAGAAGAGGAAAGCTGCCCCCGAGGTGCTGGCCTCCCCAGAGCAGTACACAGACCCCTCCAGCAGCGCTGTGAGCACCACTGGctctggggacacagagcaaaccTACACCTTCCATGGGGCCCTCAAGGAGGGGCCCAGCTCCCTTTTCATCCACATGAAGAGTATCCTGAAGGGGACCAAGAAGCCCAGTGCCCTCCAGCCCCCCAACACCCTGATGGAGCTGAGCCTGGAGCCAGCCGACTCCCTGGCCAAGAAGAAGCAGGTGCACTTTGAAGACAACGTGGTCCGCATTGTCCCCTCCCTCGCCGAAGGTCTGGATGATGGGGACAGTGAGCCAGAGGAGACCACCTCTGACACGACACCCATCATTCCCCCTCCCCAGGTCCCTCTCTTCCTATCATCTCTTACAGCCACTGGCCTGTTCTGA
- the TMEM72 gene encoding transmembrane protein 72 isoform X8 — translation MLIITGLAYFLLSKRKKRKAAPEVLASPEQYTDPSSSAVSTTGSGDTEQTYTFHGALKEGPSSLFIHMKSILKGTKKPSALQPPNTLMELSLEPADSLAKKKQVHFEDNVVRIVPSLAEGLDDGDSEPEETTSDTTPIIPPPQVPLFLSSLTATGLF, via the coding sequence atgctcatcatcactggcctgGCCTACTTCCTTCTGAGCAAGCGGAAGAAGAGGAAAGCTGCCCCCGAGGTGCTGGCCTCCCCAGAGCAGTACACAGACCCCTCCAGCAGCGCTGTGAGCACCACTGGctctggggacacagagcaaaccTACACCTTCCATGGGGCCCTCAAGGAGGGGCCCAGCTCCCTTTTCATCCACATGAAGAGTATCCTGAAGGGGACCAAGAAGCCCAGTGCCCTCCAGCCCCCCAACACCCTGATGGAGCTGAGCCTGGAGCCAGCCGACTCCCTGGCCAAGAAGAAGCAGGTGCACTTTGAAGACAACGTGGTCCGCATTGTCCCCTCCCTCGCCGAAGGTCTGGATGATGGGGACAGTGAGCCAGAGGAGACCACCTCTGACACGACACCCATCATTCCCCCTCCCCAGGTCCCTCTCTTCCTATCATCTCTTACAGCCACTGGCCTGTTCTGA